Proteins from one Pectinophora gossypiella chromosome 19, ilPecGoss1.1, whole genome shotgun sequence genomic window:
- the LOC126375629 gene encoding uncharacterized PE-PGRS family protein PE_PGRS54-like isoform X4, with the protein MRALYLLYFVVAFVTLLPNTSTLSIGLGGGIGLHGGSKGGARGHDGGKSDAGGVAGSKVGGGKKGGAGVKIDSGGLIGHGSQGGVGSDAVGKGGAEGDAGGKGGDGGKTGGKNGAGGDAGGKGDAEGDAGGKGSAGVKVGGGTKGGAGGDAGGKGGAGGDAGGKGSAGGKTEGGYKGSAGGDAGGKGGAGAKVGGGTKGGTGGDAGGDAGGKGGAGGDAGGKGGAGGKTGGGSKDGAGGDAGGKGGAGDDAGGKGGAGAKVGGGTKGGTGSDAGGKGGAGGDAGGKGGAGGKGGAGGKTGGGSKDGAGGYAGGKGGAGDDAGGKGGAGAKVGGGTKGGTGSDAGGKGGAGGNVGGKGGAGGKTGGGSKDGARGDAGGKGGAGDDAGGKGGAGAKVGGGTKGGTGSDAGSKGGAGGDAGGKGGDGGKTGDKNGAGGNAGGKGDAEGDAGGKGAGGAKVGGGTKGGTGGDAGGKGGAGGDAGGKGGAGGKTGGGSKDGAGGDAGGKGSAGAKVGGGTKGGTGSDAGGKGGAGGDAGGKGGDGGKTGDKNGARGNAGGKSDAGGDAGSKGAGGAKVGGGTKGGTGSDAGGKGGAGGKTGDKNGAGGNAGGKSDAGGDAGSKGAGGAKVGGGTKGGTGGDAGGKGGAGGDAGGKGGAGGKGGAGAKVGGGTKGGTGGDAGGKEGAGGDAGGKGGAAGKGGAGGKTEGGNKGSAGGDAGGKGGAGGKTGGGSKDGAGGDAGGKGGAGDDAGGKGGAGAKVGGGTKGGTGSDAGGKGGAGGDAGGKGGNGGKIGDKNGAGGNAGGKSDSGGDAGGKGGAGAKVGGGIKGGTGGDAGGKGGAGGDAGGKGGAGGKTGGGSKDGAGGDAGGKGGAGDDAGGKGGAGGDAGGKGGAGGDAGGKGDTGGDAGGKSSAGGDAGGKGGVKGKGGAGGKTEGGNKGNAGGDAGGKGVDGGKTGSKNGAGDDAGGKGDAGGDAGSKGTGGAKVGGGTKGGTGGDAGGKGGAGGDAGGKGSAGDKTGGGSKDGAGGDAGGKGGAGGKTEGGDKGDAGGDAGGKSGAGGDTGGKGGAGGDAGGKGGAGGKGGAGGKTQGGNKGIAGGDARGKGGDGGKTGGKDDAGGDAGGKGGAGGNAGGKGAAGAKVGGGTKGGAGGNAGGKGGAEGDAGGKGGAGGKTEGGSKDGAGGDAGGKGGAGDDAGGKGGAGSDAGGKGGAGGDAGGKGGAGGGGRVKGGAGGKIGGKGSAGGKVKGGSKGSLGGGLSVGLGTKK; encoded by the exons ATGAGAGCTTTGTACCTCCTCTACTTTGTGGTG gCTTTTGTCACCTTACTGCCGAATACATCAACTCTAAGCATCggtttag GTGGTGGTATCGGACTTCACGGTGGAAGCAAAGGCGGCGCTCGAGGCCATGATGGCGGCAAAAGCGATGCTGGAGGTGTAGCCGGAAGCAAAGTAGGAGGTGGAAAAAAAGGTGGTGCTGGAGTTAAAATTGACTCTGGAGGCCTAATAGGACATGGAAGCCAAGGCGGCGTAGGAAGCGATGCCGTAGGCAAAGGCGGTGCCGAAGGTGATGCCGGAGGCAAAGGTGGTGATGGAGGTAAAACAGGAGGCAAAAACGGTGCTGGAGGCGATGCCGGAGGCAAAGGCGACGCTGAAGGAGATGCAGGAGGCAAGGGCAGTGCAGGAGTCAAAGTAGGAGGCGGAACCAAGGGCGGTGCTGGTGGCGATGCTGGAGGCAAAGGAGGAGCTGGAGGTGATGCCGGAGGCAAGGGCAGTGCTGGAGGCAAAACAGAAGGTGGATACAAAGGCAGTGCTGGAGGTGATGCCGGAGGCAAAGGCGGTGCAGGAGCCAAAGTAGGAGGCGGAACTAAAGGCGGTACTGGTGGCGATGCTGGTGGCGATGCTGGAGGAAAAGGAGGAGCTGGAGGCGATGCCGGAGGTAAAGGTGGCGCAGGAGGCAAAACAGGAGGCGGAAGCAAAGACGGTGCTGGAGGTGATGCTGGCGGCAAAGGCGGTGCTGGAGATGATGCCGGAGGCAAGGGCGGTGCAGGAGCCAAAGTAGGAGGCGGAACCAAAGGCGGTACTGGTAGCGATGCTGGAGGCAAAGGAGGAGCTGGAGGCGATGCCGGAGGCAAAG GTGGCGCTGGAGGCAAAGGAGGTGCTGGAGGCAAAACAGGAGGCGGAAGCAAAGATGGTGCTGGAGGTTATGCCGGCGGCAAAGGTGGTGCTGGAGACGATGCCGGAGGCAAGGGCGGTGCAGGAGCCAAAGTAGGAGGTGGAACTAAAGGCGGTACTGGTAGCGATGCTGGAGGAAAAGGAGGAGCTGGAGGCAATGTCGGAGGCAAAGGTGGCGCTGGAGGCAAAACAGGAGGCGGAAGCAAAGACGGTGCTAGAGGTGATGCTGGCGGCAAAGGCGGTGCTGGAGACGATGCCGGAGGCAAGGGCGGTGCAGGAGCCAAAGTAGGAGGCGGAACCAAAGGCGGTACTGGTAGCGATGCTGGAAGCAAAGGAGGTGCTGGAGGTGATGCCGGAGGCAAAGGCGGTGATGGAGGTAAAACAGGAGACAAAAACGGTGCTGGAGGCAATGCCGGAGGCAAGGGCGATGCTGAAGGCGATGCCGGAGGCAAAGGCGCTGGAGGAGCCAAAGTAGGAGGCGGAACCAAAGGCGGTACTGGTGGCGATGCTGGAGGAAAAGGTGGAGCTGGAGGCGATGCCGGAGGCAAAGGTGGTGCTGGAGGCAAAACAGGAGGTGGAAGCAAAGACGGTGCTGGAGGTGATGCCGGAGGCAAGGGTAGTGCAGGAGCTAAAGTAGGAGGCGGAACCAAAGGCGGTACTGGTAGCGATGCTGGAGGCAAAGGAGGTGCTGGAGGTGATGCCGGAGGCAAAGGCGGTGATGGAGGCAAAACAGGAGACAAAAACGGTGCTCGAGGCAATGCCGGAGGCAAGAGCGATGCTGGAGGCGATGCCGGAAGCAAAGGCGCTGGAGGAGCCAAAGTAGGAGGCGGAACCAAAGGCGGTACTGGTAGCGATGCTGGAGGCAAAGGAGGTGCTGGAGGTAAAACAGGAGACAAAAACGGTGCTGGAGGCAATGCCGGAGGCAAGAGCGATGCTGGAGGCGATGCCGGAAGCAAAGGCGCTGGAGGAGCCAAAGTAGGAGGCGGAACCAAAGGCGGTACTGGTGGCGATGCTGGAGGCAAAGGAGGAGCTGGAGGCGATGCCGGAGGCAAAGGTGGCGCCGGAGGCAAAGGCGGTGCAGGAGCCAAAGTAGGAGGCGGAACCAAAGGCGGTACTGGTGGCGATGCTGGAGGCAAAGAAGGAGCTGGAGGCGATGCCGGAGGCAAAGGTGGCGCTGCAGGCAAAGGAGGTGCTGGAGGCAAAACAGAAGGTGGAAACAAAGGCAGTGCTGGAGGTGATGCCGGAGGCAAAGGTGGCGCTGGAGGCAAAACAGGAGGCGGAAGCAAAGACGGTGCTGGAGGTGACGCTGGCGGCAAAGGCGGTGCTGGAGACGATGCCGGAGGCAAGGGCGGTGCAGGAGCCAAAGTAGGAGGCGGAACCAAAGGCGGTACTGGTAGCGATGCTGGAGGCAAAGGAGGTGCTGGAGGTGATGCCGGAGGCAAAGGCGGTAATGGAGGTAAAATAGGAGACAAAAACGGTGCTGGAGGCAATGCCGGAGGCAAGAGCGATTCTGGAGGCGATGCCGGAGGCAAGGGCGGTGCAGGAGCCAAAGTAGGAGGCGGAATCAAAGGCGGTACTGGTGGCGATGCTGGAGGAAAAGGTGGAGCTGGAGGCGATGCCGGAGGCAAAGGTGGTGCTGGAGGCAAAACAGGAGGTGGAAGCAAAGACGGTGCTGGAGGTGATGCCGGCGGCAAAGGCGGTGCTGGAGACGATGCCGGAGGCAAAGGCGGTGCTGGAGGCGATGCCGGAGGCAAAGGCGGTGCTGGAGGTGATGCCGGAGGCAAAGGCGACACTGGAGGAGATGCAGGAGGTAAGAGCAGTGCTGGAGGCGATGCCGGAGGCAAAGGTGGCGTTAAAGGCAAAGGAGGTGCTGGAGGCAAAACAGAAGGTGGAAACAAAGGCAATGCTGGAGGTGATGCCGGAGGCAAAGGCGTTGATGGAGGTAAAACAGGAAGCAAAAATGGTGCTGGAGACGATGCCGGAGGCAAGGGCGATGCTGGAGGCGATGCCGGAAGCAAAGGCACTGGAGGAGCCAAAGTAGGAGGCGGAACCAAAGGCGGCACTGGTGGCGATGCTGGAGGAAAAGGAGGAGCTGGAGGCGATGCCGGAGGCAAAGGTAGCGCTGGAGACAAAACAGGAGGCGGAAGCAAAGACGGTGCTGGAGGTGATGCCGGCGGCAAAGGCGGTGCTGGAGGCAAAACAGAAGGTGGAGACAAAGGCGACGCTGGAGGAGATGCAGGAGGCAAGAGCGGTGCTGGAGGCGATACCGGAGGCAAGGGTGGTGCTGGAGGCGATGCCGGAGGCAAAGGTGGCGCTGGAGGCAAAGGAGGTGCTGGAGGAAAAACACAAGGTGGAAACAAAGGCATTGCTGGAGGTGATGCCAGAGGCAAAGGCGGCGATGGAGGTAAAACAGGAGGCAAAGACGATGCTGGAGGCGATGCCGGAGGAAAGGGTGGCGCTGGAGGCAATGCCGGAGGCAAAGGCGCTGCAGGAGCCAAAGTAGGAGGCGGAACCAAAGGCGGTGCTGGTGGCAATGCTGGAGGCAAAGGCGGTGCCGAAGGTGATGCCGGAGGCAAAGGTGGCGCTGGAGGCAAAACAGAAGGCGGAAGCAAAGACGGTGCTGGAGGTGATGCTGGCGGCAAAGGCGGTGCTGGAGACGATGCCGGAGGCAAGGGCGGTGCTGGAAGTGACGCCGGAGGCAAAGGCGGTGCTGGAGGCGATGCCGGAGGCAAGGGCGGTGCTGGGGGCGGTGGCAGAGTCAAAGGCGGTGCAGGAGGCAAAATCGGAGGCAAAGGTAGCGCTGGAGGAAAAGTGAAAGGTGGAAGCAAAGGCAGCCTTGGGGGTGGCTTGAGTGTTGGTCTTGGCACAAAGaa GTGA
- the LOC126375629 gene encoding uncharacterized PE-PGRS family protein PE_PGRS54-like isoform X17 — protein sequence MRALYLLYFVVAFVTLLPNTSTLSIGLGGGIGLHGGSKGGARGHDGGKSDAGGVAGSKVGGGKKGGAGVKIDSGGLIGHGSQGGVGSDAVGKGGAEGDAGGKGGDGGKTGGKNGAGGDAGGKGDAEGDAGGKGSAGVKVGGGTKGGAGGDAGGKGGAGGDAGGKGSAGGKTEGGYKGSAGGDAGGKGGAGAKVGGGTKGGTGGDAGGDAGGKGGAGGDAGGKGGAGGKTGGGSKDGAGGDAGGKGGAGDDAGGKGGAGAKVGGGTKGGTGSDAGGKGGAGGDAGGKGGAGGKGGAGAKVGGGTKGGTGGDAGGKGGAGGDAGGKGGAGGKGGAGGKTGGGSKDGAGGYAGGKGGAGDDAGGKGGAGAKVGGGTKGGTGSDAGGKGGAGGNVGGKGGAGGKTGGGSKDGARGDAGGKGGAGDDAGGKGGAGAKVGGGTKGGTGSDAGSKGGAGGDAGGKGGDGGKTGDKNGAGGNAGGKGDAEGDAGGKGAGGAKVGGGTKGGTGGDAGGKGGAGGDAGGKGGAGGKTGGGSKDGAGGDAGGKGSAGAKVGGGTKGGTGSDAGGKGGAGDDAGGKGGAGAKVGGGTKGGTGSDAGGKGGAGGDAGGKGGNGGKIGDKNGAGGNAGGKSDSGGDAGGKGGAGAKVGGGIKGGTGGDAGGKGGAGGDAGGKGGAGGKTGGGSKDGAGGDAGGKGGAGDDAGGKGGAGGDAGGKGGAGGDAGGKGDTGGDAGGKSSAGGDAGGKGGVKGKGGAGGKTEGGNKGNAGGDAGGKGVDGGKTGSKNGAGDDAGGKGDAGGDAGSKGTGGAKVGGGTKGGTGGDAGGKGGAGGDAGGKGSAGDKTGGGSKDGAGGDAGGKGGAGGKTEGGDKGDAGGDAGGKSGAGGDTGGKGGAGGDAGGKGGAGGKGGAGGKTQGGNKGIAGGDARGKGGDGGKTGGKDDAGGDAGGKGGAGGNAGGKGAAGAKVGGGTKGGAGGNAGGKGGAEGDAGGKGGAGGKTEGGSKDGAGGDAGGKGGAGDDAGGKGGAGSDAGGKGGAGGDAGGKGGAGGGGRVKGGAGGKIGGKGSAGGKVKGGSKGSLGGGLSVGLGTKK from the exons ATGAGAGCTTTGTACCTCCTCTACTTTGTGGTG gCTTTTGTCACCTTACTGCCGAATACATCAACTCTAAGCATCggtttag GTGGTGGTATCGGACTTCACGGTGGAAGCAAAGGCGGCGCTCGAGGCCATGATGGCGGCAAAAGCGATGCTGGAGGTGTAGCCGGAAGCAAAGTAGGAGGTGGAAAAAAAGGTGGTGCTGGAGTTAAAATTGACTCTGGAGGCCTAATAGGACATGGAAGCCAAGGCGGCGTAGGAAGCGATGCCGTAGGCAAAGGCGGTGCCGAAGGTGATGCCGGAGGCAAAGGTGGTGATGGAGGTAAAACAGGAGGCAAAAACGGTGCTGGAGGCGATGCCGGAGGCAAAGGCGACGCTGAAGGAGATGCAGGAGGCAAGGGCAGTGCAGGAGTCAAAGTAGGAGGCGGAACCAAGGGCGGTGCTGGTGGCGATGCTGGAGGCAAAGGAGGAGCTGGAGGTGATGCCGGAGGCAAGGGCAGTGCTGGAGGCAAAACAGAAGGTGGATACAAAGGCAGTGCTGGAGGTGATGCCGGAGGCAAAGGCGGTGCAGGAGCCAAAGTAGGAGGCGGAACTAAAGGCGGTACTGGTGGCGATGCTGGTGGCGATGCTGGAGGAAAAGGAGGAGCTGGAGGCGATGCCGGAGGTAAAGGTGGCGCAGGAGGCAAAACAGGAGGCGGAAGCAAAGACGGTGCTGGAGGTGATGCTGGCGGCAAAGGCGGTGCTGGAGATGATGCCGGAGGCAAGGGCGGTGCAGGAGCCAAAGTAGGAGGCGGAACCAAAGGCGGTACTGGTAGCGATGCTGGAGGCAAAGGAGGAGCTGGAGGCGATGCCGGAGGCAAAGGTGGCGCCGGAGGCAAAGGCGGTGCAGGAGCCAAAGTAGGAGGCGGAACCAAAGGCGGTACTGGTGGCGATGCTGGAGGCAAAGGAGGAGCTGGAGGCGATGCCGGAGGCAAAGGTGGCGCTGGAGGCAAAGGAGGTGCTGGAGGCAAAACAGGAGGCGGAAGCAAAGATGGTGCTGGAGGTTATGCCGGCGGCAAAGGTGGTGCTGGAGACGATGCCGGAGGCAAGGGCGGTGCAGGAGCCAAAGTAGGAGGTGGAACTAAAGGCGGTACTGGTAGCGATGCTGGAGGAAAAGGAGGAGCTGGAGGCAATGTCGGAGGCAAAGGTGGCGCTGGAGGCAAAACAGGAGGCGGAAGCAAAGACGGTGCTAGAGGTGATGCTGGCGGCAAAGGCGGTGCTGGAGACGATGCCGGAGGCAAGGGCGGTGCAGGAGCCAAAGTAGGAGGCGGAACCAAAGGCGGTACTGGTAGCGATGCTGGAAGCAAAGGAGGTGCTGGAGGTGATGCCGGAGGCAAAGGCGGTGATGGAGGTAAAACAGGAGACAAAAACGGTGCTGGAGGCAATGCCGGAGGCAAGGGCGATGCTGAAGGCGATGCCGGAGGCAAAGGCGCTGGAGGAGCCAAAGTAGGAGGCGGAACCAAAGGCGGTACTGGTGGCGATGCTGGAGGAAAAGGTGGAGCTGGAGGCGATGCCGGAGGCAAAGGTGGTGCTGGAGGCAAAACAGGAGGTGGAAGCAAAGACGGTGCTGGAGGTGATGCCGGAGGCAAGGGTAGTGCAGGAGCTAAAGTAGGAGGCGGAACCAAAGGCGGTACTGGTAGCGATGCTGGAGGCAAAGGAGGTGCTGGAG ACGATGCCGGAGGCAAGGGCGGTGCAGGAGCCAAAGTAGGAGGCGGAACCAAAGGCGGTACTGGTAGCGATGCTGGAGGCAAAGGAGGTGCTGGAGGTGATGCCGGAGGCAAAGGCGGTAATGGAGGTAAAATAGGAGACAAAAACGGTGCTGGAGGCAATGCCGGAGGCAAGAGCGATTCTGGAGGCGATGCCGGAGGCAAGGGCGGTGCAGGAGCCAAAGTAGGAGGCGGAATCAAAGGCGGTACTGGTGGCGATGCTGGAGGAAAAGGTGGAGCTGGAGGCGATGCCGGAGGCAAAGGTGGTGCTGGAGGCAAAACAGGAGGTGGAAGCAAAGACGGTGCTGGAGGTGATGCCGGCGGCAAAGGCGGTGCTGGAGACGATGCCGGAGGCAAAGGCGGTGCTGGAGGCGATGCCGGAGGCAAAGGCGGTGCTGGAGGTGATGCCGGAGGCAAAGGCGACACTGGAGGAGATGCAGGAGGTAAGAGCAGTGCTGGAGGCGATGCCGGAGGCAAAGGTGGCGTTAAAGGCAAAGGAGGTGCTGGAGGCAAAACAGAAGGTGGAAACAAAGGCAATGCTGGAGGTGATGCCGGAGGCAAAGGCGTTGATGGAGGTAAAACAGGAAGCAAAAATGGTGCTGGAGACGATGCCGGAGGCAAGGGCGATGCTGGAGGCGATGCCGGAAGCAAAGGCACTGGAGGAGCCAAAGTAGGAGGCGGAACCAAAGGCGGCACTGGTGGCGATGCTGGAGGAAAAGGAGGAGCTGGAGGCGATGCCGGAGGCAAAGGTAGCGCTGGAGACAAAACAGGAGGCGGAAGCAAAGACGGTGCTGGAGGTGATGCCGGCGGCAAAGGCGGTGCTGGAGGCAAAACAGAAGGTGGAGACAAAGGCGACGCTGGAGGAGATGCAGGAGGCAAGAGCGGTGCTGGAGGCGATACCGGAGGCAAGGGTGGTGCTGGAGGCGATGCCGGAGGCAAAGGTGGCGCTGGAGGCAAAGGAGGTGCTGGAGGAAAAACACAAGGTGGAAACAAAGGCATTGCTGGAGGTGATGCCAGAGGCAAAGGCGGCGATGGAGGTAAAACAGGAGGCAAAGACGATGCTGGAGGCGATGCCGGAGGAAAGGGTGGCGCTGGAGGCAATGCCGGAGGCAAAGGCGCTGCAGGAGCCAAAGTAGGAGGCGGAACCAAAGGCGGTGCTGGTGGCAATGCTGGAGGCAAAGGCGGTGCCGAAGGTGATGCCGGAGGCAAAGGTGGCGCTGGAGGCAAAACAGAAGGCGGAAGCAAAGACGGTGCTGGAGGTGATGCTGGCGGCAAAGGCGGTGCTGGAGACGATGCCGGAGGCAAGGGCGGTGCTGGAAGTGACGCCGGAGGCAAAGGCGGTGCTGGAGGCGATGCCGGAGGCAAGGGCGGTGCTGGGGGCGGTGGCAGAGTCAAAGGCGGTGCAGGAGGCAAAATCGGAGGCAAAGGTAGCGCTGGAGGAAAAGTGAAAGGTGGAAGCAAAGGCAGCCTTGGGGGTGGCTTGAGTGTTGGTCTTGGCACAAAGaa GTGA
- the LOC126375629 gene encoding uncharacterized PE-PGRS family protein PE_PGRS54-like isoform X9 — protein MRALYLLYFVVAFVTLLPNTSTLSIGLGGGIGLHGGSKGGARGHDGGKSDAGGVAGSKVGGGKKGGAGVKIDSGGLIGHGSQGGVGSDAVGKGGAEGDAGGKGGDGGKTGGKNGAGGDAGGKGDAEGDAGGKGSAGVKVGGGTKGGAGGDAGGKGGAGGDAGGKGSAGGKTEGGYKGSAGGDAGGKGGAGAKVGGGTKGGTGGDAGGDAGGKGGAGGDAGGKGGAGGKTGGGSKDGAGGDAGGKGGAGDDAGGKGGAGAKVGGGTKGGTGSDAGGKGGAGGDAGGKGGAGGKGGAGAKVGGGTKGGTGGDAGGKGGAGGDAGGKGGAGGKGGAGGKTGGGSKDGAGGYAGGKGGAGDDAGGKGGAGAKVGGGTKGGTGSDAGGKGGAGGNVGGKGGAGGKTGGGSKDGARGDAGGKGGAGDDAGGKGGAGAKVGGGTKGGTGSDAGSKGGAGGDAGGKGGDGGKTGDKNGAGGNAGGKGDAEGDAGGKGAGGAKVGGGTKGGTGGDAGGKGGAGGDAGGKGGAGGKTGGGSKDGAGGDAGGKGSAGAKVGGGTKGGTGSDAGGKGGAGGDAGGKGGDGGKTGDKNGARGNAGGKSDAGGDAGSKGAGGAKVGGGTKGGTGSDAGGKGGAGGKTGDKNGAGGNAGGKSDAGGDAGSKGAGGAKVGGGTKGGTGGDAGGKGGAGGDAGGKGGAGGKTGGGSKDGAGGDAGGKGGAGDDAGGKGGAGAKVGGGTKGGTGSDAGGKGGAGGDAGGKGGNGGKIGDKNGAGGNAGGKSDSGGDAGGKGGAGAKVGGGIKGGTGGDAGGKGGAGGDAGGKGGAGGKTGGGSKDGAGGDAGGKGGAGDDAGGKGGAGGDAGGKGGAGGDAGGKGDTGGDAGGKSSAGGDAGGKGGVKGKGGAGGKTEGGNKGNAGGDAGGKGVDGGKTGSKNGAGDDAGGKGDAGGDAGSKGTGGAKVGGGTKGGTGGDAGGKGGAGGDAGGKGSAGDKTGGGSKDGAGGDAGGKGGAGGKTEGGDKGDAGGDAGGKSGAGGDTGGKGGAGGDAGGKGGAGGKGGAGGKTQGGNKGIAGGDARGKGGDGGKTGGKDDAGGDAGGKGGAGGNAGGKGAAGAKVGGGTKGGAGGNAGGKGGAEGDAGGKGGAGGKTEGGSKDGAGGDAGGKGGAGDDAGGKGGAGSDAGGKGGAGGDAGGKGGAGGGGRVKGGAGGKIGGKGSAGGKVKGGSKGSLGGGLSVGLGTKK, from the exons ATGAGAGCTTTGTACCTCCTCTACTTTGTGGTG gCTTTTGTCACCTTACTGCCGAATACATCAACTCTAAGCATCggtttag GTGGTGGTATCGGACTTCACGGTGGAAGCAAAGGCGGCGCTCGAGGCCATGATGGCGGCAAAAGCGATGCTGGAGGTGTAGCCGGAAGCAAAGTAGGAGGTGGAAAAAAAGGTGGTGCTGGAGTTAAAATTGACTCTGGAGGCCTAATAGGACATGGAAGCCAAGGCGGCGTAGGAAGCGATGCCGTAGGCAAAGGCGGTGCCGAAGGTGATGCCGGAGGCAAAGGTGGTGATGGAGGTAAAACAGGAGGCAAAAACGGTGCTGGAGGCGATGCCGGAGGCAAAGGCGACGCTGAAGGAGATGCAGGAGGCAAGGGCAGTGCAGGAGTCAAAGTAGGAGGCGGAACCAAGGGCGGTGCTGGTGGCGATGCTGGAGGCAAAGGAGGAGCTGGAGGTGATGCCGGAGGCAAGGGCAGTGCTGGAGGCAAAACAGAAGGTGGATACAAAGGCAGTGCTGGAGGTGATGCCGGAGGCAAAGGCGGTGCAGGAGCCAAAGTAGGAGGCGGAACTAAAGGCGGTACTGGTGGCGATGCTGGTGGCGATGCTGGAGGAAAAGGAGGAGCTGGAGGCGATGCCGGAGGTAAAGGTGGCGCAGGAGGCAAAACAGGAGGCGGAAGCAAAGACGGTGCTGGAGGTGATGCTGGCGGCAAAGGCGGTGCTGGAGATGATGCCGGAGGCAAGGGCGGTGCAGGAGCCAAAGTAGGAGGCGGAACCAAAGGCGGTACTGGTAGCGATGCTGGAGGCAAAGGAGGAGCTGGAGGCGATGCCGGAGGCAAAGGTGGCGCCGGAGGCAAAGGCGGTGCAGGAGCCAAAGTAGGAGGCGGAACCAAAGGCGGTACTGGTGGCGATGCTGGAGGCAAAGGAGGAGCTGGAGGCGATGCCGGAGGCAAAGGTGGCGCTGGAGGCAAAGGAGGTGCTGGAGGCAAAACAGGAGGCGGAAGCAAAGATGGTGCTGGAGGTTATGCCGGCGGCAAAGGTGGTGCTGGAGACGATGCCGGAGGCAAGGGCGGTGCAGGAGCCAAAGTAGGAGGTGGAACTAAAGGCGGTACTGGTAGCGATGCTGGAGGAAAAGGAGGAGCTGGAGGCAATGTCGGAGGCAAAGGTGGCGCTGGAGGCAAAACAGGAGGCGGAAGCAAAGACGGTGCTAGAGGTGATGCTGGCGGCAAAGGCGGTGCTGGAGACGATGCCGGAGGCAAGGGCGGTGCAGGAGCCAAAGTAGGAGGCGGAACCAAAGGCGGTACTGGTAGCGATGCTGGAAGCAAAGGAGGTGCTGGAGGTGATGCCGGAGGCAAAGGCGGTGATGGAGGTAAAACAGGAGACAAAAACGGTGCTGGAGGCAATGCCGGAGGCAAGGGCGATGCTGAAGGCGATGCCGGAGGCAAAGGCGCTGGAGGAGCCAAAGTAGGAGGCGGAACCAAAGGCGGTACTGGTGGCGATGCTGGAGGAAAAGGTGGAGCTGGAGGCGATGCCGGAGGCAAAGGTGGTGCTGGAGGCAAAACAGGAGGTGGAAGCAAAGACGGTGCTGGAGGTGATGCCGGAGGCAAGGGTAGTGCAGGAGCTAAAGTAGGAGGCGGAACCAAAGGCGGTACTGGTAGCGATGCTGGAGGCAAAGGAGGTGCTGGAGGTGATGCCGGAGGCAAAGGCGGTGATGGAGGCAAAACAGGAGACAAAAACGGTGCTCGAGGCAATGCCGGAGGCAAGAGCGATGCTGGAGGCGATGCCGGAAGCAAAGGCGCTGGAGGAGCCAAAGTAGGAGGCGGAACCAAAGGCGGTACTGGTAGCGATGCTGGAGGCAAAGGAGGTGCTGGAGGTAAAACAGGAGACAAAAACGGTGCTGGAGGCAATGCCGGAGGCAAGAGCGATGCTGGAGGCGATGCCGGAAGCAAAGGCGCTGGAGGAGCCAAAGTAGGAGGCGGAACCAAAGGCGGTACTGGTGGCGATGCTGGAGGCAAAGGAGGAGCTGGAGGCGATGCCGGAGGCAAAG GTGGCGCTGGAGGCAAAACAGGAGGCGGAAGCAAAGACGGTGCTGGAGGTGACGCTGGCGGCAAAGGCGGTGCTGGAGACGATGCCGGAGGCAAGGGCGGTGCAGGAGCCAAAGTAGGAGGCGGAACCAAAGGCGGTACTGGTAGCGATGCTGGAGGCAAAGGAGGTGCTGGAGGTGATGCCGGAGGCAAAGGCGGTAATGGAGGTAAAATAGGAGACAAAAACGGTGCTGGAGGCAATGCCGGAGGCAAGAGCGATTCTGGAGGCGATGCCGGAGGCAAGGGCGGTGCAGGAGCCAAAGTAGGAGGCGGAATCAAAGGCGGTACTGGTGGCGATGCTGGAGGAAAAGGTGGAGCTGGAGGCGATGCCGGAGGCAAAGGTGGTGCTGGAGGCAAAACAGGAGGTGGAAGCAAAGACGGTGCTGGAGGTGATGCCGGCGGCAAAGGCGGTGCTGGAGACGATGCCGGAGGCAAAGGCGGTGCTGGAGGCGATGCCGGAGGCAAAGGCGGTGCTGGAGGTGATGCCGGAGGCAAAGGCGACACTGGAGGAGATGCAGGAGGTAAGAGCAGTGCTGGAGGCGATGCCGGAGGCAAAGGTGGCGTTAAAGGCAAAGGAGGTGCTGGAGGCAAAACAGAAGGTGGAAACAAAGGCAATGCTGGAGGTGATGCCGGAGGCAAAGGCGTTGATGGAGGTAAAACAGGAAGCAAAAATGGTGCTGGAGACGATGCCGGAGGCAAGGGCGATGCTGGAGGCGATGCCGGAAGCAAAGGCACTGGAGGAGCCAAAGTAGGAGGCGGAACCAAAGGCGGCACTGGTGGCGATGCTGGAGGAAAAGGAGGAGCTGGAGGCGATGCCGGAGGCAAAGGTAGCGCTGGAGACAAAACAGGAGGCGGAAGCAAAGACGGTGCTGGAGGTGATGCCGGCGGCAAAGGCGGTGCTGGAGGCAAAACAGAAGGTGGAGACAAAGGCGACGCTGGAGGAGATGCAGGAGGCAAGAGCGGTGCTGGAGGCGATACCGGAGGCAAGGGTGGTGCTGGAGGCGATGCCGGAGGCAAAGGTGGCGCTGGAGGCAAAGGAGGTGCTGGAGGAAAAACACAAGGTGGAAACAAAGGCATTGCTGGAGGTGATGCCAGAGGCAAAGGCGGCGATGGAGGTAAAACAGGAGGCAAAGACGATGCTGGAGGCGATGCCGGAGGAAAGGGTGGCGCTGGAGGCAATGCCGGAGGCAAAGGCGCTGCAGGAGCCAAAGTAGGAGGCGGAACCAAAGGCGGTGCTGGTGGCAATGCTGGAGGCAAAGGCGGTGCCGAAGGTGATGCCGGAGGCAAAGGTGGCGCTGGAGGCAAAACAGAAGGCGGAAGCAAAGACGGTGCTGGAGGTGATGCTGGCGGCAAAGGCGGTGCTGGAGACGATGCCGGAGGCAAGGGCGGTGCTGGAAGTGACGCCGGAGGCAAAGGCGGTGCTGGAGGCGATGCCGGAGGCAAGGGCGGTGCTGGGGGCGGTGGCAGAGTCAAAGGCGGTGCAGGAGGCAAAATCGGAGGCAAAGGTAGCGCTGGAGGAAAAGTGAAAGGTGGAAGCAAAGGCAGCCTTGGGGGTGGCTTGAGTGTTGGTCTTGGCACAAAGaa GTGA